In Aegilops tauschii subsp. strangulata cultivar AL8/78 chromosome 3, Aet v6.0, whole genome shotgun sequence, one genomic interval encodes:
- the LOC109769364 gene encoding uncharacterized protein, with the protein MPAAAAAASGTAVASYTDYIPDSVKSFVSDLYRSIRGGDVVGTDKLYEGDFRRLSARVYRDKPWPPAKAVASYCDDDHVFLLLYSELTSRHAHARLPGLTLTHGADSWDTYCSLFTVVLQNVLTMQLPNQWLWDMVDGFVSQFQRFCEYRTKLEDKTEEEISLLKRFDQAWSVYGVFNYLKALVENSMIREILEREEGLEQFTMMNGYEHKQGGSNVLKMLGYYSMIGLLRVHCLIGDYHTGLRCLLPIDIGQQGVYTTVTGSYISTIYYYGFANFMMRRYADVIHQFNKILLYILKYKQYDEKSPQYDFLLKKNEQMYALLAICLSLCPQNNLIAEDVSTELKGKYGTEMEKMLRGDGQAHYDELFSLACPKFIAAWPPVLKEPFTNYNQDVYRLQLKLFLDEVKQQLFLGDIRSFLKVFSVITIGRLAQHMRLDENALRAILLAYTRKTHAVDNYGKITSSADFDFYIDEETIHATESKSSKHHHDYFLTHISKLEEVMGELSEVQLAEPAISPGEEACMFPSYDGAHWHC; encoded by the exons atgcccgccgccgccgccgccgcgtccggGACGGCCGTGGCTTCCTACACCGACTACATCCCCGACTCCGTCAAGAGCTTCGTCTCCGACCTCTACCGCTCCATCCGCGGCGGCGACGTGGTCGGGACCGACAAGCTGTACGAGGGCGACTTCCGCCGCCTCTCCGCCCGCGTCTACCGCGACAAGCCCTGGCCGCCCGCCAAGGCCGTCGCGTCCTACTGCGACGACGACcacgtcttcctcctcctctacAGCGAGCTCACGTCCCGCCACGCCCACGCGCGCCTCCCAGGCCTCACCCTCACGCACGGCGCCGACTCCTGGGACACCTACTGCTCCCTCTTCACCGTCGTCCTCCAGAACGTCCTCACCATGCAGCTGCCCAACCAGTGGCTCTGGGACATGGTCGATGGGTTCGTGTCCCAGTTCCAGAGATTCTGCGAGTACCGCACCAAACTCGAGGACAAGACCGAGGAGGAGATCAGCCTACTCAAGCGGTTCGACCAG GCATGGAGTGTGTATGGGGTTTTTAATTACTTGAAGGCACTGGTGGAGAATTCGATGATCAGAGAGATCctggagagggaggaggggctTGAGCAGTTCACGATGATGAACGGGTATGAGCACAAGCAGGGTGGGAGCAATGTGTTGAAGATGCTGGGGTACTACAGCATGATTGGGCTGCTGAGGGTGCATTGCCTGATAGGGGATTACCATACTGGGCTGAGGTGCTTGTTGCCTATAGATATTGGCCAGCAGGGTGTCTACACCACTGTAACTGGGAGCTACATTTCCACTATCTACTACTATGGTTTTGCCAACTTCATGATGCGCAG GTATGCTGACGTGATACATCAATTCAACAAAATTCTGCTGTATATCCTGAAGTATAAGCAATACGATGAGAAGTCTCCGCAGTATGACTTTCTACTGAAGAAGAATGAGCAGATGTATGCACTATTGGCAATCTGCCTCTCATTGTGCCCACAGAACAATCTAATAGCTGAAGATGTTAGCACTGAGCTGAAGGGGAAGTATGGTACCGAAATGGAAAAGATGCTTAGAGGTGATGGTCAGGCACATTATGATGAACTCTTTTCCCTTGCCTGCCCCAAGTTCATTGCTGCATGGCCTCCAGTTTTAAAAGAGCCATTCACAAACTACAACCAG GATGTATATCGTCTTCAGTTGAAGCTGTTTCTTGATGAAGTGAAGCAACAGCTATTTCTTGGGGATATCAGAAGCTTTCTAAAAGTGTTTTCAGTGATAACGATTGGCAGACTTGCGCAGCACATGAGATTGGATGAGAACGCTCTAAG GGCAATCCTTCTGGCGTACACCCGCAAAACTCATGCCGTTGACAATTACGGAAAGATCACATCCAGTGCAGACTTTGACTTCTATATTGATGAG GAAACAATTCACGCTACTGAATCCAAGTCAAGCAAGCACCACCATGATTACTTTTTGACGCATATTTCGAAG CTTGAGGAAGTGATGGGCGAGCTGAGTGAAGTACAGCTAGCTGAGCCTGCAATTTCCCCGGGTGAAGAAGCTTGCATGTTTCCTTCTTACGACGGGGCGCACTGGCACTGCTGA